The following coding sequences are from one Zalophus californianus isolate mZalCal1 chromosome 5, mZalCal1.pri.v2, whole genome shotgun sequence window:
- the ICE1 gene encoding little elongation complex subunit 1 isoform X3: protein MLQKISPLQKCQEELGSLKAELEEKKSSLKLYQDTHQEYARVKEECLKTDAQKKKLEAKVKKLEEAAVKQTQDFKQLRNEKKILEKEFKKTQERLDEFSKQKNEKELRHIGTQISSDSYGSIDKRKVKLLLKELWLCINTTHRLPGEGSRCITEKPAKENPGPTESRDDGVPPPGGGRLLRAAAVQTCLAELSMEIEGDFSACRRVGREGPSGAAHCNDHVSNEGWHPELAVPTNDEDSTDFSDRDHCFDEDLQAAVDFFKLPPPLLSPVPSPPLVSLPPLSTLPSSLAPETYFGEYTDSSDNESSQHRNSAESVSEDETSESQYFGSSRKCKGSNGTWEEKLKSHEATQALTTLEVNEVTTVGFGTFTATLREPSATYSLAREKHWMVSSESTSDRRRDVLDEAHRQREVREADKSVQTENTLHEPIRNVCVETSSGSQAQGRGAALQKSDVCSPLGKRPFSELMESEGKTLLSKMIGSPKSQFTKWTLTNEIPLESDHLSISDHFQGMCRVLGKERDVQGFILGASPEPEDDAGDAMGATGLSVDARLSSSSTSGTSSVCSDSPSSSGLKYSHDLHIPAKVTPMELHHSEQKLEAETLNMLDLQPEPPECPAGQNHLENSLCALSPELGASNFNNQSSSEVGCTNIVKGMPKVCSLAQSVFIKATKEAQCGSQGPRTELPLTRVDSAPLLESQCSLTKSGFGFVKSPSWHHSDLLRRGGEERLRAKSEYEQKTNHQVEKAVPSLESRGSASRPELGRENNAVGLRAVTSLLPNQVSVITKQARPDMAQSARPEHWRRGTESAFAAARAGPGAAPTSSVARHGGGGEDTARDAQGAAAIEGTSPQVSASWRKLDFSFPSGSLPVGNSHCSTNSKLSFSPRNIPVQNQDVMTEASAQEAVQKQSLLLRATDLDSSGLDGDQLLPAIEVPVSRSFPVDEVPCGGMGRSSGEALAVPEDSPRVRQSLESLELPSQTPGSASPKGPGTTGTALLSAILRKDEETHAVPQSGLAGALCYTGIREAGGGDTEVEESEAPSCSEGESEPEAAMGDRQQDAARASRKDLGARGAGTAETRPTVEVGCLTSALQDFNISTLSEVDGLSTSEVVMFLESCQLRDYSSGDSVSECSSKGTLHKEMNKDLKLGELSGGKYRKQLCEEETLETSEEWIESEEDDSPLRSTDQLTRRSLETLSEVLTRVGQVLQTSCESSPGKDTGNLVLLNTHDSLTTKPMREHVPPQEVSGFLPHPSGTPPPTASMASKGRSPARGTSSNRVTPGSPKSVPDVTSPIRGGAEVLSELAEPSPQRSDSMVGQTTEGSAEEGAETTFQCQISTVTSEVINVLINKDQNLVIEKGDHWTIINGVTLMPNVDQVILCDSPEDIPVSPDRGDLGAGFLSVTSLDKSPETSHPGPPFQEPQCGSNLSCAQEEISSSSQSTNFDKSRLRNRPVKPSVRISSEIYDQNFESQTIASDHTYFNSKLEPFSKNKNRSKISNKDQSNKPAKALASSRVEANQSEGSQSFSGERENTKTQRNQTQTILANADTSTPTDCSDTLSKIRQEVGPPLPPLLAPLVATPPRTSQPVSPLIVTSSPSSPTSPIGQISPLCEIPVPPMMSPLPEEPGCPSPLCTSPSPSTAQAGERILSSPLQFCAATPKHALPVPGRLPPLAPAHTAVAVPQENSVKILDTMYPELSARARTLNILKGNIQLTRGPSAECKSLAGPVSAITGFKAITSTSTAFVKTGGSSGSDCDQEKSREAGGKRTLPASTLRGAKRLRLDGGSPEPGTGAAAAGGVSKTLRRSLPQAEGVTTEEESSLLTISTVSQLPANPKETVESHDQAIAGALKKIAESSFDLLPVIRSHVYVGNISKKPVMRDQEKEVVYEFSTTKKHLAECLLHSILSELKIQKISMERNYIHALCRVYVGICRQLGDLERARLFCYSLLKEDFPESEKLTLFIANMWHDIFISQSVINKAMQLVARQRAKGEVRNCLRAFLNWEKNAPVDVGFMVSKLLLTIQLCPKTEFQSSEKFGEDLSDNTWEYIFAIDLLCCHQKWIWTHDNIISKELWPVMDKWIKYRKGHANIAYTPDIIIASILRLIGRLGQLGLKEGFPSAVKNISSVIGMFIQHAQDEDIPWGIQLAAVYALCDLSPSNPAGISKILEAWRQETAHSVPSAVLSCLEEVSSLCVDEVG, encoded by the exons ATGCTTCAAAAAATTTCTCCTCTGCAGAAATGTCAGGAAGAATTGGGATCTTTAAAAGCAGAGCTGGAAGAGAAGAAG AGTTCTCTGAAGTTGTACCAAGATACTCACCAGGAATATGCACGTGTAAAAGAAGAATGCTTGAAAACTGATGCTCA gAAGAAGAAACTAGAAGCCAAGGTGAAGAAGCTGGAAG AGGCTGCTGTCAAGCAAACGCAGGACTTCAAGCAGCTgaggaatgagaagaaaatacttgaaaaggaATTTAAGAAGACACAG GAACGGCTTGATGAATTTtctaaacagaaaaatgaaaagg AGTTGAGACACATTGGAACTCAAATTTCAAGTGATTCTTACGGAAGCATAGATAAAA GAAAAGTAAAGCTACTTCTGAAGGAACTCTGGCTCTGCATAAACACAACACACAGACTACCTGGTGAAGGCAGCCGATGTATCACAG AGAAACCTGCCAAAGAAAACCCCGGACCCACAGAGTCCAGGGATGATGGCGTGCCTCCTCCAGGGGGAGGCAGGCTGCTCAGAGCTGCAGCTGTGCAGACGTGCCTGGCAGAACTGTCCATGGAAATAGAGGGCGACTTCTCTGCGTGTAGAcgtgtggggagagaggggcccAGTGGAGCCGCGCACTGTAATGACCACGTTTCTAATGAGGGCTGGCATCCTGAACTCGCAGTGCCCACGAACGATGAGGACAGTACTGACTTCTCTGATCGTGATCATTGTTTTGATGAAGATCTCCAGGCGGCAGTTGATTTCTTCAAACTTCCCCCTCCTCTGTTGTCTCCAGTGCCGTCACCCCCTCTGGTGTCCCTACCACCCCTGAGCACGTTACCTTCTTCGCTCGCGCCT gaaaCCTACTTTGGAGAGTATACAGATTCCAGTGATAATGAATCGTCCCAACATAGAAATTCTGCTGAGTCTGTTTCAGAAGATGAGACGTCTGAATCACAGTATTTTGGCTCATCCAGAAAATGTAAAGGAAGTAATGGTACCTGGGAGGAAAAGCTCAAATCACATGAAGCCACCCAAGCTCTGACTACATTGGAAGTAAATGAAGTGACAACTGTCGGGTTTGGGACATTCACAGCAACACTGAGAGAGCCTTCAGCCACATACTCTTTAGCTCGCGAGAAACACTGGATGGTGTCATCTGAATCCACGAGTGATAGGAGAAGAGACGTTTTAGACGAAGCACATAGACAGAGAGAGGTTAGAGAGGCGGATAAGTCAGTGCAGACTGAGAACACGCTTCATGAACCCATCAGAAATGTGTGTGTTGAGACGTCGTCTGGCAGCCAGGCACAGGGCAGGGGAGCGGCCCTCCAGAAGTCTGATGTGTGTTCTCCCCTCGGCAAGAGGCCATTCAGTGAGCTCATGGAATCTGAAGGAAAAACCCTACTATCCAAAATGATAGGATCACCCAAATCACAGTTTACTAAGTGGACGCTAACTAATGAAATCCCTCTTGAATCAGATCATCTGTCGATCTCTGACCACTTTCAGGGAATGTGTAGAGTAttgggaaaggagagagatgtTCAAGGGTTCATTTTAGGAGCATCACCTGAACCAGAGGACGATGCAGGTGATGCAATGGGTGCCACAGGGCTCAGTGTTGACGCCAGGCTTTCTTCCTCGTCTACCTCGGGAACATCATCTGTCTGCAGTGACTCCCCGTCTTCCTCTGGGTTAAAGTATAGTCATGATCTACACATTCCTGCTAAAGTTACCCCTATGGAACTGCATCACTCTGAACAAAAGTTAGAAGCTGAAACCTTGAACATGTTAGATCTGCAGCCTGAGCCCCCAGAGTGTCCTGCCGGACAGAACCATCTGGAGAATAGCTTGTGTGctttgagccctgagttgggagCATCAAATTTTAATAATCAGAGCAGCAGTGAGGTTGGGTGCACAAACATTGTGAAAGGCATGCCCAAAGTCTGTTCACTTGCACAGTCAGTATTTATAAAAGCTACGAAAGAGGCACAGTGTGGAAGTCAGGGTCCCAGAACTGAGCTCCCCCTGACTAGGGTGGATTCTGCACCATTGCTAGAGTCTCAGTGCAGCTTGACCAAGAGtgggtttggttttgttaaaAGCCCTTCATGGCACCATAGTGATCTGTTAAGGAGAGGTGGGGAAGAAAGGCTGAGAGCTAAGTCAGAATATGAACAGAAGACCAACCATCAGGTAGAAAAGGCAGTGCCATCCTTAGAAAGTAGAGGATCCGCATCCAGGCCTGAACTTGGTAGAGAAAATAACGCTGTGGGGCTCAGGGCTGTTACATCACTGTTGCCGAACCAGGTGTCCGTGATCACCAAGCAGGCCAGGCCTGACATGGCACAGAGCGCTAGACCGGAGCACTGGAGGCGGGGGACTGAGTCTGCCTTTGCAGCAGCACGCGCCGGTCCTGGGGCTGCGCCCACGTCATCTGTAGCCAGACATGGCGGAGGAGGAGAGGACACGGCACGGGATGCCCAGGGGGCAGCTGCTATTGAAGGGACCTCGCCACAAGTTTCTGCCTCGTGGAGAAAATTAGATTTCAGTTTTCCAAGTGGTTCTTTACCAGTAGGAAATTCTCATTGTTCCACAAATAGCAAACTGTCTTTCTCTCCTAGAAACATCCCAGTCCAAAACCAAGACGTCATGACGGAAGCCTCAGCACAGGAAGCGGTGCAGAAGCAAAGTTTGCTCCTTCGTGCCACGGATCTGGACTCATCTGGGCTGGATGGGGATCAGCTCCTTCCCGCCATAGAAGTTCCAGTGTCGAGAAGTTTTCCTGTTGACGAAGTACCCTGTGGGGGCATGGGCAGATCTAGTGGTGAGGCCCTGGCCGTCCCAGAGGATTCTCCTCGTGTCCGGCAGAGCCTGGAGTCTCTAGAGCTGCCATCTCAGACTCCTGGCAGTGCTTCTCCTAAAGGTCCAGGCACTACAGGGACTGCTCTTTTGTCGGCCATTCTCAGAAAAGATGAAGAGACGCATGCTGTCCCCCAGAGTGGCCTCGCTGGGGCTCTGTGTTACACAGGCATTCGGGAGGCAGGCGGTGGCGACACAGAGGTGGAGGAGAGTGAGGCACCTAGCTGCAGCGAGGGGGAGAGTGAGCCCGAAGCCGCGATGGGGGACAGACAGCAAGATGCCGCCCGTGCCTCCAGAAAAGATTTAGGAGCCCGAGGTGCTGGCACAGCCGAGACCAGGCCTACTGTCGAGGTGGGGTGTCTGACCTCTGCGCTGCAGGACTTCAACATCAGTACTCTTTCTGAGGTAGACGGACTTTCTACATCAGAGGTCGTGATGTTTCTCGAAAGTTGTCAGTTAAGAGATTATAGTTCAGGGGACTCTGTTTCAGAATGTTCTAGCAAAGGAACCCtacataaagaaatgaacaaagactTAAAGCTAGGTGAACTCTCAGGAGGAAAGTACAGAAAGCAGCTCTGTGAAGAAGAAACCCTTGAAACCTCCGAAGAGTGGATTGAATCCGAGGAAGATGACAGTCCTCTGAGGAGCACAGATCAGCTCACACGGCGTTCCTTGGAAACGCTGTCTGAGGTACTCACCAGGGTCGGCCAGGTGCTTCAGACCAGCTGTGAGAGCTCTCCTGGAAAAGACACCGGTAACTTGGTGCTCTTAAATACGCACGACAGCCTGACCACTAAGCCTATGCGAGAGCACGTCCCACCTCAGGAGGTGAGTGGCTTCCTGCCACACCCTTCAGGAACACCCCCTCCAACAGCCAGCATGGCCAGCAAGGGCCGTTCTCCGGCCAGAGGCACATCAAGTAACAGAGTCACTCCAGGCAGTCCTAAGAGTGTTCCCGATGTCACCAGCCCGATCCGTGGTGGGGCAGAGGTCCTGTCAGAGCTGGCAGAGCCCTCCCCCCAGCGCTCTGACTCCATGGTGGGGCAGACCACAGAGGGCAGTGCTGAGGAGGGGGCAGAAACGACATTTCAGTGTCAGATATCAACAGTGACCTCCGAAGTCATAAACGTGCTCATCAATAAGGATCAGAATCTCGTCATTGAAAAGGGGGACCACTGGACCATCATAAATGGGGTCACTCTTATGCCAAATGTGGACCAGGTCATACTGTGTGACAGTCCCGAGGACATCCCTGTTTCTCCAGATCGAGGAGACCTGGGAGCTGGCTTCCTTTCCGTTACTTCCTTGGACAAGTCCCCAGAGACCAGTCACCCTGGCCCTCCATTTCAGGAGCCCCAGTGTGGCAGCAACCTGTCATGTGCCCAAGAGGAAATTTCCAGCAGCAGCCAGAGCACCAACTTCGATAAAAGTCGTTTGCGCAATAGGCCTGTCAAACCTAGTGTAAGGATTAGTTCTGAAATCTATGATCAGAACTTTGAGTCTCAGACTATTGCATCTGATCACACATACTTTAACTCGAAACTAGAGCCATTCAGCAAAAATAAGAATCGATCAAAGATTTCAAACAAAGATCAATCAAACAAACCGGCAAAGGCTTTAGCATCAAGCCGAGTTGAAGCTAATCAGAGTGAAGGTTCTCAGTCATTTTcaggggaaagagagaacacaaaaacTCAGAGAAATCAAACTCAGACCATTCTAGCCAATGCTGACACATCGACTCCTACAGATTGTTCCGATACTCTGAGTAAAATCCGGCAGGAGGTGGGGCCTCCCCTGCCGCCCTTGCTCGCTCCTCTGGTCGCTACACCTCCAAGGACTTCACAACCAGTTTCTCCTCTGATAGtaacttcctctccctcctcacctACCTCTCCTATTGGCCAGATTTCTCCTTTGTGTGAAATCCCAGTGCCTCCTATGATGTCTCCTTTGCCAGAAGAGCCGggatgcccctcccctctgtgcacatctccatccccatccacTGCACAGGCTGGCGAGAGGATCTTGTCATCACCCTTGCAGTTTTGTGCTGCGACCCCAAAGCATGCCCTCCCTGTGCCTGGCCGCCTCCCGCCCTTGGCACCTGCCCATACGGCTGTGGCCGTACCCCAGGAGAATTCCGTTAAAATCCTTGACACCATGTACCCAGAGCTGTCTGCCAGGGCCCGCACCCTCAACATCCTCAAAGGGAATATTCAGCTCACTCGAGGTCCGTCTGCAGAATGTAAAAGCTTAGCAGGGCCTGTCAGTGCTATAACAGGATTCAAGGCAATCACCTCAACATCCACAGCCTTTGTTAAGACAGGGGGCAGCTCAGGGAGCGACTGTGATCAAGAGAAGTCCAGAGAGGCAGGTGGGAAAAGGACGTTGCCTGCATCTACACTGAGGGGCGCCAAAAGACTGCGGCTGGACGGCGGGTCCCCAGAACCGGGAACGGGGGCCGCCGCTGCAGGGGGGGTCAGCAAGACCCTCCGGAGGAGCCTCCCTCAAGCTGAAGGTGTGACGACGGAGGAAGAAAGTTCTCTTCTGACCATCAGTACGGTTTCACAGTTGCCTGCAAACCCAAAAGAAACCGTAGAGTCCCATGACCAAGCCATAGCTGGTGCACTGAAGAAAATCGCAGAGTCGTCTTTTGATCTCTTACCTGTCATTCGGAGTCACGTGTATGTGGGAAATATCTCTAAAAAGCCTGTAATGAGAGATCAAGAGAAGGAAGTGGTTTATGAATTTAGCACAACCAAAAAG CATTTAGCAGAGTGCTTGCTTCACTCTATTCTCTCAGAACTAAAAATTCAGAAGATCTCTATGGAGCGCAATTACATTCACGCCCTCTGCAGAGTGTATGTGGGTATTTGTCGGCAACTTGGAGACTTGGAAAGAGCTCGTTTGTTTTGCTACAGCCTACTTAAGGAAG ATTTTCCAGAGTCAGAGAAATTGACTTTGTTCATTGCAAACatgtggcatgatatatttatttcCCAATCAGTGATTAATAAGGCAATGCAGTTGGTTGCCAGGCAACGTGCTAAAGGAGAGGTTCGGAACTGTTTGAGAGCCTTTCTCAACTGGGAAAAg